The Pantoea sp. At-9b genome includes a window with the following:
- a CDS encoding amino acid ABC transporter permease, whose translation MSLNTNDSRARDKADVQQRDVAFARSAPTYGRWVSWIVVLVIASNFLWLVATNPNFEWSVVLKWFTEASVLKGLQVTLGLTVVSMILGTLLGLLLAVWRLSENKLLSGLSSLYIWFFRGTPLLVQLIFWYNLSTLFPTLSITIPWTGITFASWNTNDLITPLTAAIAGLALNEAAYMAEIIRAGLLSVDNGQVETTQAFGMSRTRALRRIIIPQAMRSIIPPTGNQLISMIKATSLVSVIAMGDLLYSVQAVYNRTFEIIPMLMVAVIWYLIITSILNVGQSAIERYYARGTKRTVVAPKRRTQGEDIGRGALVQKEDV comes from the coding sequence ATGAGTTTGAACACCAACGATTCGCGAGCCAGGGATAAGGCCGACGTGCAACAGCGCGACGTGGCTTTTGCCCGCAGCGCGCCCACATATGGACGCTGGGTCTCATGGATTGTGGTGCTGGTGATCGCCTCCAACTTTCTCTGGCTGGTGGCGACCAACCCAAACTTTGAGTGGTCCGTGGTACTGAAATGGTTTACGGAAGCCTCGGTGCTGAAGGGGTTGCAGGTCACCCTGGGGCTGACGGTGGTGTCGATGATCCTCGGCACCTTACTGGGTTTGCTGCTGGCGGTGTGGCGTCTGTCGGAGAACAAGCTGTTGAGCGGTCTCTCATCGCTCTACATCTGGTTTTTCCGCGGTACGCCGCTGCTGGTGCAACTGATTTTTTGGTACAACCTGTCAACGCTGTTTCCGACGCTGTCGATTACCATACCCTGGACCGGTATTACCTTTGCCAGCTGGAACACCAATGATCTGATTACCCCGTTAACCGCAGCGATTGCCGGGCTGGCGTTGAACGAAGCCGCGTATATGGCGGAGATCATCCGTGCCGGTTTGTTGTCGGTGGATAACGGTCAGGTGGAAACCACCCAAGCTTTCGGTATGAGCCGCACGCGTGCGCTGCGCCGTATCATCATTCCGCAAGCAATGCGTTCAATCATTCCACCGACCGGTAACCAATTGATCAGCATGATCAAAGCCACGTCGCTGGTGAGTGTGATTGCCATGGGTGATCTGCTGTATTCAGTGCAGGCGGTGTACAACCGTACCTTTGAAATCATTCCGATGCTGATGGTGGCGGTGATTTGGTATCTGATCATCACCTCAATTCTGAATGTCGGTCAGTCGGCTATCGAACGTTACTATGCACGCGGAACCAAACGCACCGTGGTCGCGCCCAAACGCCGCACGCAGGGCGAGGATATCGGTCGTGGTGCCCTGGTGCAGAAGGAGGATGTATGA
- a CDS encoding ABC transporter substrate-binding protein, translating into MKKITTAIALALGLTASFAQAADTLPTQKVDQALHDRLPAEIKSAGKMIAVNNGSFPPYEIVNGPHSMDGASADLSVALGQLLGVKIEHATVSGLSGVLAGINSGRYQLAIGPIGDYPDRQEKVDFIDFVQEFVVFGVQKGNPAKINGLDDTCGKRIAVMAAGSAEQVIRKQSDVCVAAGKPAVVVQSFTDQPSSILAVRSKRSDAFFSSQAPLTYFVEQANGQLELSGKGQKNGFGDIFQGTVVPKGSELGNVVLDAYKELFSNGTYAAIMKKWKLDGNMLQAPGRNLAKGAAK; encoded by the coding sequence ATGAAAAAAATCACTACTGCAATCGCGCTGGCTTTAGGGCTGACGGCATCGTTCGCCCAGGCTGCTGACACGCTTCCAACCCAAAAAGTGGATCAGGCGCTGCATGATCGTCTGCCTGCCGAGATTAAAAGCGCGGGCAAAATGATCGCGGTGAATAACGGATCTTTTCCGCCGTATGAAATCGTCAATGGCCCGCACTCAATGGACGGTGCATCTGCCGATCTCTCTGTCGCGCTGGGTCAATTGCTTGGGGTGAAAATCGAACACGCGACCGTCAGCGGCCTGTCTGGCGTGCTGGCCGGGATCAACTCCGGCCGTTATCAGCTGGCAATTGGCCCGATTGGTGACTACCCGGACCGTCAGGAAAAAGTCGACTTTATCGATTTCGTGCAGGAATTCGTGGTGTTTGGCGTGCAGAAAGGTAACCCGGCGAAGATCAACGGCCTGGATGACACCTGTGGCAAACGTATCGCGGTGATGGCAGCCGGTTCTGCTGAGCAGGTGATCCGTAAGCAGTCCGATGTCTGTGTCGCTGCGGGTAAACCGGCGGTTGTGGTGCAGTCCTTCACCGATCAGCCATCATCGATCCTTGCCGTGCGTTCAAAACGTTCTGATGCCTTCTTCTCATCACAGGCACCGCTGACTTATTTCGTTGAGCAGGCGAACGGACAGCTGGAGCTTTCCGGCAAAGGCCAGAAAAACGGCTTCGGTGATATCTTCCAGGGCACCGTGGTGCCAAAAGGTTCTGAGTTGGGCAACGTAGTTCTGGATGCTTATAAAGAGCTGTTCAGCAACGGGACTTACGCGGCCATTATGAAGAAGTGGAAGCTGGACGGAAACATGTTGCAGGCACCGGGTCGTAACCTGGCGAAAGGGGCGGCAAAATGA
- a CDS encoding deaminated glutathione amidase gives MKVAMGQFAVSREWQENTDICIGLMNKALAGGADLLVLPEGVLARDIADPDLVLKAAQPLDGPFVTQLLAASKGNNLTTMMSVHVPTEGQKALNVLIAIRNGEIIAEYEKLHLYDAFAMQESQRVNPGHVIPPLVEVAGMKVGLMTCYDVRFPELARRLVLDGADVLVLPAAWVKGPLKEMHWELLTTARALENTCYMVAVGECGPRNIGNSLVIDPLGVAIAKAPESAALVFADLDPQRIAYARSVLPVLENRRFARPELNTH, from the coding sequence ATGAAAGTCGCGATGGGACAATTTGCGGTCAGCCGCGAATGGCAGGAAAACACCGATATTTGCATTGGTTTGATGAACAAAGCGCTGGCGGGGGGTGCGGATTTGCTGGTACTGCCGGAAGGGGTACTGGCGCGTGATATCGCCGACCCGGATCTGGTACTGAAAGCCGCGCAACCGCTGGATGGTCCGTTCGTCACGCAGCTGCTGGCGGCCAGTAAAGGCAATAACCTGACCACCATGATGAGCGTGCATGTCCCTACGGAAGGGCAGAAAGCGCTTAACGTGCTGATCGCCATCCGCAATGGTGAAATCATTGCCGAATACGAAAAACTCCACCTTTACGATGCCTTTGCGATGCAGGAGTCACAACGCGTCAACCCCGGCCATGTCATTCCGCCGCTGGTTGAGGTGGCGGGTATGAAAGTCGGCCTGATGACCTGCTATGACGTGCGTTTCCCGGAACTGGCACGTCGTCTGGTGCTGGACGGTGCCGATGTGCTGGTGCTGCCAGCAGCCTGGGTGAAAGGGCCGCTGAAGGAGATGCACTGGGAGCTGCTGACCACCGCCCGCGCGCTGGAGAACACCTGTTACATGGTGGCGGTAGGCGAATGTGGCCCGCGCAATATCGGCAACAGTCTGGTGATTGATCCGCTCGGAGTGGCGATTGCAAAAGCACCTGAGTCCGCTGCATTGGTGTTCGCTGACCTCGATCCACAGCGTATCGCTTACGCGCGCAGCGTTTTGCCGGTTCTGGAGAACCGTCGTTTTGCCCGACCTGAATTGAATACACACTGA
- a CDS encoding PLP-dependent aminotransferase family protein, whose protein sequence is MTQTVDIDWFSAQITDASVKGITLTASNLIRDGQIAVGMQMPAVRELAELLGVSPATVSAAWSQLKKQKVLAGKGRSGVWVCGNTVMPRPIRFEKIGNYGDNIRADLAMASPDPALLPDLRAAMLAGIQSPQLNSYHREAISPQLLAAIKPRWPYPAESWLATDGGFDAMNLIVQTLLSPGDRVVLEDPTATRLLDMLDNIGAEILPLPCDEQGPIPSALAAHLHKSPAMFIYQPRTHSTTGHTVTQQRSAELARVLANSKTLIVEDDGIGDLSRWPVWSLGFHFPDRVVHVHSFSKAYGPDLRLAVLSAPGELVKRIQAWRNFGVSWTSRILQDAVAWMLTDAPTQQQVTQAKAIYRERRQHLLDALRARGLALTERDGLSLYIPVASEQYAMITLAARGIAAVPGERYSINAEQFIRVSTAMFPLQQLDSIADALVIASGREINLSPDP, encoded by the coding sequence ATGACGCAAACGGTAGATATCGACTGGTTCAGCGCGCAAATTACCGATGCGTCGGTGAAGGGCATTACGCTTACCGCTTCCAACTTAATTCGTGATGGTCAGATTGCGGTGGGTATGCAGATGCCCGCCGTGCGCGAGCTGGCAGAGCTGTTAGGTGTCAGTCCGGCGACCGTGTCGGCAGCCTGGTCGCAGTTGAAAAAACAAAAAGTGCTGGCCGGTAAAGGGCGTAGCGGTGTCTGGGTGTGCGGTAATACGGTGATGCCACGCCCCATTCGTTTTGAAAAAATAGGCAACTACGGCGATAACATCCGGGCAGACCTGGCGATGGCGTCCCCCGATCCGGCGCTGCTGCCAGATCTGCGTGCGGCGATGCTGGCAGGCATTCAGTCGCCCCAGTTGAATAGCTACCATCGTGAAGCCATTTCACCTCAATTGCTGGCGGCGATTAAGCCACGCTGGCCTTACCCGGCTGAGTCATGGCTGGCGACCGACGGCGGTTTTGATGCGATGAACTTGATCGTACAAACCTTGTTGTCCCCCGGCGATCGCGTGGTGCTCGAAGATCCCACCGCCACCCGTTTACTGGACATGCTGGATAACATTGGCGCAGAAATTCTGCCACTGCCCTGCGACGAACAGGGGCCAATCCCGTCAGCCTTAGCCGCACACCTGCACAAATCCCCGGCGATGTTTATCTATCAACCCCGCACCCATTCGACCACCGGGCATACCGTAACGCAGCAGCGTAGCGCTGAACTCGCACGCGTGTTGGCCAACAGCAAAACGCTGATTGTTGAGGATGACGGGATTGGCGATCTGTCACGCTGGCCGGTGTGGAGCCTCGGTTTCCACTTTCCCGATCGCGTGGTGCATGTGCACTCGTTTTCCAAAGCCTATGGTCCGGATCTGCGACTGGCCGTACTCTCCGCCCCCGGTGAACTGGTGAAGCGCATTCAGGCGTGGCGCAATTTTGGGGTCAGCTGGACCAGCCGAATTTTGCAAGATGCGGTCGCCTGGATGCTGACAGACGCGCCTACCCAGCAGCAAGTGACACAGGCAAAAGCGATCTATCGTGAACGACGCCAACACCTGTTGGATGCCCTGCGGGCGCGGGGATTGGCGTTAACTGAACGTGATGGGCTCAGCCTGTATATTCCGGTGGCGTCAGAACAATATGCCATGATTACGCTGGCAGCCCGAGGTATCGCCGCCGTACCCGGCGAACGTTACAGTATCAATGCCGAACAATTTATCCGCGTCAGCACTGCCATGTTCCCGTTGCAACAACTTGACAGTATTGCTGACGCCTTGGTGATTGCATCCGGGCGAGAAATTAACCTTAGCCCAGATCCTTGA
- a CDS encoding ABC transporter substrate-binding protein — translation MVTIRLAVRDWDYFTPLALGDIKPEGFQLEIDRVGTLVDNLGSSDKYDAGEVSFSRYAQARAKGDTSLLGLPHFLMRGFRQRCIITTADSPITTPAQLKGKKIGVTGWQDSGNTWTRTVLREAGVGIDDAYWFAGRLTAEHPIVDRLAGFGRPGRIEVAPGERPLIELLQAGELDAVFTPFMPEGFFLPGSGLRQLQPDFASAERDYFNRVGYVPGIHILAIKPALAAEHPWLPQALSEIIDRSYQLWMKKREKYADTTPWLLDDLRRTAQELPADWNQNGFTANKKMIADFASELFEQGLTKTLLTPEVIFPAAAQGE, via the coding sequence ATGGTAACCATCAGACTGGCGGTGCGTGACTGGGATTACTTCACACCGTTGGCACTCGGCGACATCAAGCCGGAAGGATTTCAGCTGGAAATTGACCGCGTCGGTACGCTGGTTGATAACCTTGGCAGTAGCGACAAATATGACGCGGGTGAAGTTTCGTTCAGCCGTTATGCCCAGGCGCGTGCCAAAGGCGATACGTCGCTGCTCGGCCTGCCCCATTTTCTGATGCGTGGCTTTCGACAGCGCTGCATCATCACCACGGCAGATAGCCCGATCACCACACCAGCCCAACTGAAAGGTAAGAAAATTGGCGTCACCGGTTGGCAGGATTCAGGCAACACCTGGACGCGCACCGTGCTGCGCGAGGCTGGCGTTGGCATTGATGATGCTTACTGGTTCGCTGGCCGTCTGACGGCGGAGCATCCCATTGTTGATCGTCTGGCCGGTTTTGGTCGCCCGGGACGCATTGAGGTGGCTCCGGGCGAACGCCCGCTGATTGAGTTGCTGCAAGCCGGTGAGCTGGATGCCGTCTTCACCCCCTTTATGCCGGAAGGTTTCTTCCTGCCCGGATCGGGCCTGCGCCAGTTGCAGCCGGATTTTGCCAGCGCCGAGCGTGATTACTTCAATCGTGTGGGTTATGTTCCGGGGATTCATATTCTGGCCATCAAACCGGCGCTGGCGGCGGAGCATCCATGGCTGCCGCAGGCATTGAGTGAGATTATCGATCGTTCGTACCAGTTGTGGATGAAGAAACGCGAGAAATATGCCGACACCACGCCGTGGTTACTGGATGATTTGCGACGTACCGCGCAGGAATTACCGGCCGACTGGAATCAAAACGGATTTACCGCTAACAAAAAGATGATTGCGGATTTCGCCAGTGAGCTGTTCGAACAGGGTTTAACCAAAACATTGCTGACGCCGGAAGTGATTTTCCCGGCAGCGGCGCAGGGGGAGTGA